The Polaromonas sp. SP1 DNA window TTGCCGCGCGAGTCCAGCACCTTGAGCACGATGGGGATGCCGTCGGATTCGCGCTCGCTCAGGTAGACCTCCGTCATGCCGCCTGCACCGATCTTGCGTGTGATGCGGTAGCCCTTGAGCCGCACCGGCTCGGCGCTGGCGTCAAAGCGCAGGTCTTTCAGCGCCGACAGCTTGGAGTCCAGCGCGCCCTTGACGGCGCGCGCGGTGATGTCGGAATTGGCGCGCACGGCGTCGCTGATTTCGCTGGCGCGTTCCGTCAGGCTGGCCATGCCGTGGATCTTGTCTTCCATGGTGGTGACCAGGCCCGTGACTTCGGCCACGTCGATGGCCAGGTTGCGGCCGGTCAGCGTGAGCGAGGTGTGCACGCCGGTCTGGATACCGGCGCCGGCCACGAGCAGCGATTCCTCGCTGGCCATCACCGTCCAGCCTTTTTCTTCCGTGGCGCTTTGCAGGCGGGCGGCCAGGGTCACCGTCTCGCCGACGGGCGTGAGTTCGCGGTTCTGCTGCGTGCCGAGCTGGCACAGCGTCACCGCCCCGCTGTGGATGCCGACGCCCATGGCAAAGGGCGGCAGCGCGCGTTCGCCGAAGTGCTGCTCCAGCCAGTCGCGGAATTCGTGCGTGGCCAGGGCCATCCCCAGCGCGGCGGAGATGGCGCGACGCGACGCGGGCAGCGGTGAGCCGGTCAGCGTGTCGGAGAACACGGCCATCAGGCCGTCGCCGATGAACTTGATGTGCCTGCCGCTGTTCTTGAGCACCGGCTCGGAGGTGCGCTCGAAGTATTCGGTGAGCAGGCGCGAAACTTCCGCCGCGCTGAGCTTTTCGGCCAGCGAGGTGAAGTTGCGGATGCTGGCCACCAGCACCGTGGCGCTGGAGAGCTCCTCGGTCTCGGCGCTGGCCGGAATCGGGATGGGCACCGGCACGGCCACGGGCGCGCCGCCGCTGATGCGGCTGGAGAAGTCGGCGCGCAGCCGCGCCTCGCCCGCGGCCACTTCGGAGTCGATGGCTTCGCGCACCCGCGCTTTTTTCTTCAGCTGCGCGCTGACGGCGTCCAGCAGTTCGGCGCGGCTGAAGGGCTTGGACAAATAATCGTCGGCGCCGGCCGTCATGCCGCGGCGCATGCTCTCGCGGTCGTCCAGCGCGGTCAGCAGCATGAAGGGCGTGTTGGCCAGTGCGCGGTCGGCGCGCAGGGCGGCCAGCAGTTCAAAGCCGTTCATGCCGGGCATGCCGACGTCGGAGATGATCAGGTCGGGCTTGCTGGCGCGGGCCTGCTCCAGGCCCTGGCGGCCGTCGGGCGCGGCGGCGGTTTCAAAGCCTTCGAGCTTGAGCAGCCGCACGATGTTATTGCGGATGGCGTCGTCGTCTTCAACGATCAGGATCAGGGTCATGGGGTTCCTCGGGAAAGGGGCAGGCTGACGGTGAAGCGGGTGCCCGCCCCGGGCGTGCTCGCCACATCGATTTTGCCGTGGTGCAGGTCGACCGCATGTTTGACGATGGCCAGGCCCAGCCCCGAGCCTTGCCGGTTCCCCACGTTGGAGCCTCGGTGAAAACTCTCGAACAGGCGCGGCAGGTCGGTCGCCGGGATGCCGATGCCTTCGTCGCTGACCTGCAGGATCAGTCGGTCGCCGTCCGGGCTTTGCCGGCGCTCCAGTGTCAGCACCACCACGCTGCCGGCGGGCGAATATTTGCAGGCGTTGGCCAGCAGGTTGCTGGCGATATGGCGTACCAGGCGCTCGTCGAGCATGACCATCTGCGAAAACGCATCGTGGCCCACCGGCGCTTCAAATTCGATGGCGTGCTGGCCGGCGTCGCTGGTGTGCACTTCAGTCACCAGCTTGCGGCACAGCGCGGCGATGTCCAGCGGCTTGGCGTTGAGCCTGAGCTTGCCTGCATCGGCCTGGCCGACGGTCAGCATGTCTTCGAGCATGCCCTGCATGCGTTTGACCGCCACCACCAGGTCGGCCATGATGTCCTGGCGTTCGCGGTGGGTGATTTTTTCGCCGTAATGCTCGATCAATTCGGCCGACGAAAGAATCGTGGCCAAAGGCGTGCGGAACTCATGCGAGGCCATCGAGACAAAACGCGTCTTGAGTTCACCCAGCTCGCGCTCGCGCACCAGCGTGCGCCGGGTTTCCTCGTCGGCCTCCTTGCGGCGGGTGATGTCGACGTAGGTCCACACAGAGCCTTCTTCGGGCCGGCTGCGGTCCAGCGCCGAGCCGTCGAGCTGCACCCAGATCAGCTCGCCGTTTTTGCGGCGCATGCGCGCCTCGGCCGAGAACAGGCCGGTCTGCATGATCTGCGCATAGGCGATGGCGCCTATGCGTTCGAAGTCCTCGTCGTTGGGGTAGTGCACCCTCGTTTCCTGGCCCAGCAACTCGCCCGGGCTGTAGCCCAGCATGTTGGCCAGCGTGCGGTTGAGCCACTGGTGGCGCCGGTTTTTGAGGAAGGTGACGCCGACCGCGGTGGTCTCCAGGATGGCTTCGCGCTGCGTCAGCGCGCTCTTGAGCTCTTCATCGAGGCGGCGGCGCTCGCTGATGTCGGACATCAGCACCAGCAGCGCCGGCTCGCCGTCCCATTCAATGCGTGTGCCGTAGATGCTGGCCCAGCCGGTGCGCAGCCCGTCGGCCATGGCCTCTCCCGGCGGCGAGATGAAGCGGGCCTCGTAGGCGCTGACCATGGTGCCCGCCTGCATCAGCTCGCGCTGGCGCTGCACCATGGGGCGGTCGTCGGGGTGGATCAGGTGCAGCGACGGCAGCCCGGTGAGCGTGTGGCCGAACATGGCCTGGGCGCTGGTGTTGGAAAAGCGGACGACGCCTTTTTGCACCACCAGGATGACGTCGTTGACGTTTTCGACCACGGCCCGGTAGCGCTCGGCGGCCGAGCGGGTCAGTGCTTCGAGCTTTTTGCGCTCGGTGACATCCTTGAGGAAAAAGAGGTCCGCCGGCGCGCCCTCCCAGTCCACCAGCACGCCGTTGATTTCAACCCAGGACACCGTGCCGTCGCCCCGCTGGAACCGGGCCTCAAAGGCCGGCACCACATTGCCGGCGGCGCGCAACTGGTGCTTGCCGGAGACAAACTCGCGGTCGTCCGGGTGGATGAACTCGATCATGGGCCGGTCGGCCATGGTGGCGGCCTGGGTGCCCAGCAGGGCCAGGCAGGGCGGGTTGGCAAAACGCAGCAGGCCGCCCTGGCCGACGCAGATGTTCTCGGTCGCCAGGTCGACCATGGTCTGGTAGCGCGCCAGCGAGGCGGCCAGTTCGCGTGTGCGCAACGCGACCCGGCGCTCGATCTCGGCTTCCATGCCGTCCGCGTCGCCCGCAGTGCCCGTGCGCAGTCCGCGGCCGGGTGCGCCCGGGTCGGCAGGGGAGGTCGGATGTGCCTGAGCGGGCATGGAGGGTCTTGGAGCGCCGTGGAGGGTCAAGTCTGCGGGAAAGTGCGAGGTGACTGGCAACCTTGCCACAACTCACTGCGGTGGTAAAGACAGGAAAACATGTTGGGGCCGGCGCGCAAACCCGCTAGGGCGGCCGTGTTTCCGCTACGCCCGCAGCGCGCTTCAGCCGCCGTGTTCCAGCGTGAAGCCGGCGTTGCGGTCCTGCCCCAGCAGCGCGACCATTTGCGGCAGCGCCGCCTGCAACTCGGCTTTGAGGGTGTGGGGCGGGTTGATGACAAACATGCCGCTGGCCGGAAGCCCGGGGCGAATCACCTCGCCGGCGGTATCTGTCGTTAACTTGCTTGATTTCACCGTTAACGCGGCATTTAGCCAGCTTCGGCCCGCCTTTACCGCAAGGGTTTTGAGTTTTCGCGGCAAATCGTGGGCTTCAGGCCGCGGAATGATGGGGTACCAGACCACATAGGTGCCGGTGGCAAAACGCTTGAGGGCATCGGCCATGCAGGTGGCGACCCGCCCGTAATCGGTCTTCATCTCGTAGCTCGGGTCGCACAGCACCATGGCCCGGCGGGCCGGCGGCGGCAAAAAGGTCTTCAGGGCTTCAAAGCCGTCTTCGCGGCTCACCGCGACCTGGCGGCCCACGCCGAGCTGCTCGATGTTGCCGGAAAGCGACTTGAAATCGGTCGGGTGCAGCTCAAACAGCTTGAGCTTGTCGCGCCCGCTCAGGAACTGCTGCTCAATAAAGGGGGAGCCGGGGTAGATCTTCAGGTGCGCGATGTTGCCTGATTCGGCGAACTGGGGGTTCAGGCCGCGCAGGACGTCGATGTAGTCCTGCAAGGCCGGCGCCCAGCCGGCGGCCGCAGGCTTGGCGGTGGCGGGTTTTGCTATTGTTTTGATAGCCTCCTGCCCAGGTTTGGTCTGGGCTGGA harbors:
- a CDS encoding 23S rRNA (adenine(2030)-N(6))-methyltransferase RlmJ, with protein sequence MFSYRHAFHAGNHADVLKHTTLIALMKYLTQKDTALTVIDTHAGAGLYRLDGDYTETSGEAQEGVFRLLSEPKAPPAQTKPGQEAIKTIAKPATAKPAAAGWAPALQDYIDVLRGLNPQFAESGNIAHLKIYPGSPFIEQQFLSGRDKLKLFELHPTDFKSLSGNIEQLGVGRQVAVSREDGFEALKTFLPPPARRAMVLCDPSYEMKTDYGRVATCMADALKRFATGTYVVWYPIIPRPEAHDLPRKLKTLAVKAGRSWLNAALTVKSSKLTTDTAGEVIRPGLPASGMFVINPPHTLKAELQAALPQMVALLGQDRNAGFTLEHGG
- a CDS encoding protein kinase, which translates into the protein MTLILIVEDDDAIRNNIVRLLKLEGFETAAAPDGRQGLEQARASKPDLIISDVGMPGMNGFELLAALRADRALANTPFMLLTALDDRESMRRGMTAGADDYLSKPFSRAELLDAVSAQLKKKARVREAIDSEVAAGEARLRADFSSRISGGAPVAVPVPIPIPASAETEELSSATVLVASIRNFTSLAEKLSAAEVSRLLTEYFERTSEPVLKNSGRHIKFIGDGLMAVFSDTLTGSPLPASRRAISAALGMALATHEFRDWLEQHFGERALPPFAMGVGIHSGAVTLCQLGTQQNRELTPVGETVTLAARLQSATEEKGWTVMASEESLLVAGAGIQTGVHTSLTLTGRNLAIDVAEVTGLVTTMEDKIHGMASLTERASEISDAVRANSDITARAVKGALDSKLSALKDLRFDASAEPVRLKGYRITRKIGAGGMTEVYLSERESDGIPIVLKVLDSRGKEASEHLVRFIQEYALLCKIDHPHVIKIYDQGFTDEHAYIAMEYFERGDLRGLFGPSLAREQAVTVVRQIAEALSAIHEHGIVHRDIKPENVMLRADGSVALADFGIAKSMLQAQNMGLTQTHHGDVVGTPYYMSPEQATGRKVTAQSDLYSLGVMFFEMLAHRRPYIAESLELLLAKHLNAETPALPPAHVAMQGIVNKLMAKNPDHRYESAAAFLQDLALVAPPPPEIG
- a CDS encoding PAS domain S-box protein, encoding MPAQAHPTSPADPGAPGRGLRTGTAGDADGMEAEIERRVALRTRELAASLARYQTMVDLATENICVGQGGLLRFANPPCLALLGTQAATMADRPMIEFIHPDDREFVSGKHQLRAAGNVVPAFEARFQRGDGTVSWVEINGVLVDWEGAPADLFFLKDVTERKKLEALTRSAAERYRAVVENVNDVILVVQKGVVRFSNTSAQAMFGHTLTGLPSLHLIHPDDRPMVQRQRELMQAGTMVSAYEARFISPPGEAMADGLRTGWASIYGTRIEWDGEPALLVLMSDISERRRLDEELKSALTQREAILETTAVGVTFLKNRRHQWLNRTLANMLGYSPGELLGQETRVHYPNDEDFERIGAIAYAQIMQTGLFSAEARMRRKNGELIWVQLDGSALDRSRPEEGSVWTYVDITRRKEADEETRRTLVRERELGELKTRFVSMASHEFRTPLATILSSAELIEHYGEKITHRERQDIMADLVVAVKRMQGMLEDMLTVGQADAGKLRLNAKPLDIAALCRKLVTEVHTSDAGQHAIEFEAPVGHDAFSQMVMLDERLVRHIASNLLANACKYSPAGSVVVLTLERRQSPDGDRLILQVSDEGIGIPATDLPRLFESFHRGSNVGNRQGSGLGLAIVKHAVDLHHGKIDVASTPGAGTRFTVSLPLSRGTP